One Sediminibacillus dalangtanensis genomic region harbors:
- a CDS encoding SepM family pheromone-processing serine protease yields the protein MKFNKKTLIPAIIVIVIAAFLVSYRLPYYIYKPGGADALNPIVEVAGGFESKGDMHLVTIRGGQATPLQYLWASIRPHQDIEPIEEVFPEGISQDEYFQAQLQMMESSQEASTVVAYQAAGKQIDIEYEGVYVVAVIEGMPAEGKLKAGDKIVEIDGRELETSDDLINYVSSKEAGDQIEVTVEREEEAVNKTIELEEFPGQEKIGIGIQLVTNRNVEVEPELKFASGNIGGPSAGLMFSLEIYDQLTEDDLTKGHQIAGTGEINYEGEVGRIGGIDKKVIAADKEGCEVFFAPNEGGAEESNYKVAVKTAEEIGTDMEIVPVDTFDDALTYLQEMDN from the coding sequence GGCTTTTTTGGTTAGCTATCGGTTACCCTATTATATTTACAAACCAGGTGGAGCTGATGCATTGAACCCAATCGTAGAAGTAGCTGGTGGGTTTGAAAGTAAAGGAGATATGCACTTGGTAACCATCCGGGGAGGACAAGCAACCCCGTTACAGTACTTATGGGCATCCATCCGTCCTCATCAGGATATTGAGCCAATTGAAGAAGTGTTTCCTGAAGGGATTTCCCAGGATGAGTACTTTCAGGCTCAACTACAGATGATGGAAAGCTCACAGGAAGCTTCTACGGTCGTAGCTTATCAGGCGGCTGGGAAACAAATAGACATTGAATACGAGGGTGTCTATGTCGTAGCAGTGATTGAAGGAATGCCTGCAGAAGGAAAACTAAAGGCAGGAGATAAAATTGTAGAAATAGACGGACGCGAACTTGAAACATCAGATGATTTGATCAACTATGTATCGAGTAAAGAAGCGGGTGACCAAATAGAAGTAACCGTGGAAAGAGAAGAAGAAGCTGTCAATAAAACAATTGAATTGGAAGAGTTTCCTGGACAGGAAAAGATAGGAATAGGTATTCAATTAGTTACCAACCGCAATGTAGAAGTAGAACCGGAGCTAAAGTTTGCAAGCGGTAATATTGGTGGTCCAAGTGCAGGTCTGATGTTCAGTTTGGAAATTTATGACCAACTGACGGAAGATGATTTGACGAAAGGCCATCAAATTGCGGGTACAGGAGAAATTAATTACGAAGGGGAAGTAGGCCGTATTGGCGGTATTGACAAAAAAGTCATTGCTGCTGACAAGGAAGGCTGTGAAGTGTTTTTCGCTCCAAACGAAGGTGGAGCGGAAGAATCCAATTATAAAGTTGCTGTAAAAACGGCAGAGGAGATTGGCACAGACATGGAGATTGTACCTGTCGATACGTTTGATGATGCATTGACTTATCTTCAAGAAATGGATAATTAA
- a CDS encoding nucleotidyltransferase, with the protein MNACGLIVEYNPFHYGHLYHLQQSRKKSAADCVVAVMSGNFLQRGEPAIIDKFQRAKAAILCGVDLVIELPAVFAVQNSDLFAKGALLTLEELKVDSVCFGSEHGEIDTFLQAYNRFSQHRETYEQELKRSLTEGHSFPEASRSAYQAIGLNSGTVDLAKPNNILGYSYVKAIEEYGLSMKALTIKRVHNDYHEPEIKHSIASATSIRNELNKHQDITDIAKETLPDPVQQILLEYKQEAGLWHNWQDYFDLLQYRILTMQVEEIREIHGVEEGLEHRLKETAAKTDSFIDWMTALKTKRYTWTRLQRIFVHLLLNNQKQTIQPLLNTDHMQHLRILAMNKTGRAYLNHKRKEIDVPLVSQLKKQKSPLALIDEKASNAYYSVTNHDIRSKLRRQELTSPYIAGEE; encoded by the coding sequence ATGAACGCTTGTGGACTGATAGTGGAATACAATCCGTTTCACTATGGGCATCTCTATCATTTGCAACAATCACGGAAAAAATCTGCAGCCGACTGTGTAGTAGCGGTTATGAGCGGTAACTTTTTGCAGCGTGGTGAACCGGCGATTATCGATAAGTTTCAAAGGGCAAAAGCAGCTATACTATGCGGCGTCGATCTTGTCATCGAGTTACCTGCAGTGTTCGCCGTTCAAAACAGTGATTTATTTGCAAAAGGAGCCTTGCTTACTTTGGAGGAATTGAAGGTTGATTCCGTTTGTTTTGGAAGTGAACACGGTGAAATTGATACTTTTTTACAGGCATATAATCGTTTCAGCCAACACCGGGAGACATATGAACAGGAACTGAAGCGGTCATTAACAGAGGGGCATTCCTTTCCTGAAGCAAGCAGGTCTGCTTACCAAGCAATCGGGTTGAATTCAGGGACGGTCGATTTAGCCAAACCGAACAATATACTTGGCTACAGTTATGTGAAAGCAATCGAGGAATACGGTCTTTCCATGAAAGCATTGACGATTAAACGAGTGCACAACGATTATCATGAGCCAGAGATCAAACATTCTATTGCAAGTGCAACCAGCATACGCAACGAACTGAATAAACATCAAGACATCACGGATATCGCCAAAGAGACTCTACCCGATCCTGTCCAGCAAATATTGCTGGAATATAAGCAGGAGGCTGGTTTGTGGCATAATTGGCAGGATTATTTTGACCTTCTTCAATACCGGATACTTACCATGCAGGTGGAAGAAATAAGAGAAATTCACGGTGTTGAGGAGGGCTTGGAGCATCGATTGAAAGAAACTGCTGCCAAAACAGACAGCTTTATCGATTGGATGACAGCACTAAAAACAAAACGATACACTTGGACAAGATTGCAGCGAATCTTTGTTCACTTATTGCTTAATAACCAAAAACAAACCATTCAACCTTTATTAAACACAGACCACATGCAACATCTGAGAATTTTGGCAATGAATAAAACTGGACGAGCTTACTTAAACCATAAACGAAAAGAAATAGATGTTCCGCTGGTTTCGCAGTTAAAAAAGCAAAAAAGCCCGCTTGCTTTGATAGATGAAAAAGCTTCAAACGCTTACTACAGTGTCACTAATCATGATATAAGGAGTAAGTTGCGCCGCCAGGAGTTGACCTCTCCTTACATAGCAGGCGAAGAATAA